A window of the Dioscorea cayenensis subsp. rotundata cultivar TDr96_F1 chromosome 14, TDr96_F1_v2_PseudoChromosome.rev07_lg8_w22 25.fasta, whole genome shotgun sequence genome harbors these coding sequences:
- the LOC120275650 gene encoding transcription factor E2FC-like, translated as MSGVEGSTTPQAQLRIPAFQGSQILRAPPNRHFPPFAPSQSFDHRIFPDPRGKSPIAFDKDVISVAGVSCPRSTARPFNGDLEQKCKVDDHDVKGRKAVVIKKEVKDEIDNHTTPPGSGTGGKRHRKSKGSKQRKLSQQPSEVADVIPPNALGSSSNCRYDSSLGLLTKKFINLLQQAEDGTLDLNKAAVVLDVQKRRIYDITNVLEGVGLIEKKLKNRIHWKGVNMTRPRELEDQVSAWRSGVDTLRAEDSRLDGLISQMQENLRLLKEDETNRKWLYLTKEDITSIPSFEDATLIAIKAPHGTSLEVPDPDGGIEFPHGRYQILLRSSMGPIDCYLLSNHEERLDSSNAVQQPEVEVCSPSADGDGQGISEQATTAVPNASSNCGCGGIVKIVPSDVDMDADYWLSSDVGISMTDTWRT; from the exons ATGTCTGGGGTAGAGGGCTCAACGACTCCGCAGGCGCAGCTGAGGATTCCTGCGTTCCAGGGTTCTCAGATCCTCCGCGCGCCGCCAAACCGCCACTTCCCGCCCTTCGCTCCTTCTCAATCCTTTGATCACCGGATCTTCCCCGATCCCCGCGGGAAATCTCCTATCGCCTTCGATAAGGACGTGATCTCCGTTGCCGGAGTCTCATGCCCGAGATCCACCGCTCGCCCATTTAACGGCGAT CTAGAACAAAAATGCAAAGTTGATGATCATGATGTGAAGGGCCGTAAAGCAGTGGTAATTAAGAAAGAGGTAAAGGATGAAATTGACAACCATACAACCCCACCTGGGTCAGGCACAGGTGGTAAACGCCACAGGAAATCAAAGGGTTCAAAGCAAAGGAAACTCTCTCAACAACCTTCTGAAGTGGCTGATG TGATCCCTCCTAATGCTTTGGGTTCTTCTAGCAATTGTCGTTATGACAGTTCTCTAG GGTTGCTAAcaaagaaatttattaatttgctCCAACAAGCTGAGGATGGAACACTTGATTTAAACAAAGCAGCGGTTGTTTTGGAT GTTCAAAAGCGTAGGATATATGATATAACAAATGTTCTTGAAGGAGTGGGGCTAATCGAAAAGAAGTTGAAGAATAGAATACACTGGAA GGGAGTTAATATGACAAGGCCAAGAGAGCTGGAAGATCAAGTATCTGCTTGGAGG TCTGGCGTCGACACTTTACGTGCTGAAGACAGCCGACTTGATGGCTTGATAAG TCAAATGCAAGAGAACCTACGACTTCTGAAGGAAGATGAAACCAACAGAAA ATGGCTGTATCTCACAAAGGAGGATATCACTAGCATCCCATCCTTTGAG GATGCAACTCTTATTGCGATAAAAGCTCCGCATGGGACCAGCCTTGAAGTTCCAGATCCAGATGGG GGTATTGAATTTCCGCATGGACGGTACCAAATTCTACTGAGGAGCTCAATGGGTCCGATTGACTGCTACTTGCTAAG CAACCATGAAGAGAGGCTCGACTCTTCAAATGCTGTGCAACAACCAGAAGTTGAAGTGTGTTCCCCTTCTGCTGATGGAGATGGGCAGGGGATATCTGAACAAGCTACCACTGCTGTTCCAAATGCCTCTTCTAATTGTGGTTGTGGTGGCATTGTCAAGATTGTGCCATCAGATGTTGAT ATGGATGCTGACTACTGGCTATCATCAGATGTTGGTATCAGCATGACGGATACATGGAGAACATGA